From a region of the Pleuronectes platessa chromosome 22, fPlePla1.1, whole genome shotgun sequence genome:
- the LOC128429159 gene encoding uncharacterized protein LOC128429159 — protein sequence MEKPSDKLHSKQSSAKYAIWKRDKIESKHDELNDWWKERDNDKAKVIDMLEGEIEDLQKKLEDGRRREEDLEKSLKESQNEIQKSEQDKAELSVSLYQKSLKHEVTRQMLADTHTQYGAALAEVERRRDSVVAHMQRTMDECRTMAIQTQNAFTDMKKQAKRLEHVVLNLKNELVQMEEGKKRVVENFKDELSQKDKVIENEKQRRKTDKKDAVLDKSEQDKIITEQGERITDLEKEKESLNLLLISICKKCSVLSNKVEEVEVVKEGMRAVGFEMAAVQETNFLLKSGVNAMRRKIKRLEEERRTEKEKFKEMQKNLTETKQQNVTLTENKRLLISKLKMSEKELNKKQEETRILGTRMLRLNADVESCAQVIHDPRKVKIGVQKMKEQCPSYDKVRVGEETKEDYQLRLYFLNKKLHLSETRHESSIKEGKRLQHQLTEAQDHVHMLRDHFIGLLKEKKLEVETLNKELKNKAKRPPVTKRSPNLPSQAQMQQTSA from the coding sequence ATGGAGAAACCTTCTGACAAACTACACTCCAAGCAGTCTTCTGCCAAATATGCCATTTGGAAGAGGGATAAGATCGAATCCAAACACGATGAACTAAATGAttggtggaaagagagagataacGACAAAGCGAAAGTTATAGACATGCTTGAGGGAGAAATTGAGGATCTCCAGAAGAAGCTGGAAGATGGCAGACGAAGGGAGGAGGACCTGGAGAAGAGCCTGAAGGAAAGCCAAAATGAGATCCAAAAAAGTGAGCAGGACAAAGCTGAATTAAGCGTGTCATTATACCAAAAGAGCTTAAAACATGAAGTGACCAGACAGATGTTAGCTGACACCCATACGCAATACGGAGCGGCACTAGCTGAGGTTGAAAGAAGGAGGGATTCAGTGGTCGCACACATGCAAAGAACGATGGATGAATGCAGGACGATGGCGATCCAAACACAGAATGCATTCACGGACATGAAAAAACAGGCAAAACGACTGGAGCATGTGGTGTTAAACCTCAAAAATGAGCTCGTTCAgatggaggaggggaagaagagggTCGTTGAGAACTTCAAAGACGAACTGTCCCAAAAGGACAAAGTTATTGAGAacgagaaacagaggaggaagacggaTAAAAAGGATGCTGTCCTCGATAAATCAGAGCAGGATAAAATAATAACAGAGCAGGGTGAGCGGATCACAGActtggagaaggagaaagagtcaTTGAACCTTCTACTGATCTCTATCTGCAAGAAATGTTCGGTTCTCTCCAACAAAGTTGAGGAGGTAGAAGTTGTAAAAGAGGGAATGAGAGCAGTGGGGTTTGAAATGGCCGCTGTACAGGAAACCAACTTTCTTCTTAAGTCGGGAGTGAATGCAATGAGGAGAAAGATCAAGCGACTGGAGGAGGAAAGAcggacagaaaaagagaaatttaaggaaatgcaaaaaaatcTGACTGAGACCAAGCAACAAAACGTCACACTGACTGAAAATAAGAGACTTTTAATCAGTAAATTAAAGATGAGCGAGAAGGAGTTGaacaagaagcaggaggagaccaGAATCCTAGGGACACGTATGCTGCGTCTCAACGCGGATGTAGAGTCTTGTGCCCAAGTTATCCATGACCCCAGGAAAGTAAAAATCGGGgtacagaaaatgaaagaacaaTGCCCAAGTTATGATAAAGTGAGGGTGGGTGAAGAAACCAAAGAAGACTACCAGCTTCGCCTCTACTTTCTGAATAAAAAGTTGCATCTCAGTGAAACGCGCCATGAGAGTTCCATAAAGGAGGGGAAACGTTTACAGCATCAGCTGACGGAAGCACAGGACCACGTGCACATGCTGAGGGATCATTTCATCGGATTACTCAAGGAGAAAAAGTTGGAGGTAGAAACTTTGAACAAAGAACTGAAGAACAAAGCAAAACGTCCTCCAGTGACAAAGAGGTCCCCCAACCTGCCCAGTCAGGCCCAAATGCAGCAGACGAGTGCATAG